Proteins encoded by one window of Haloactinomyces albus:
- a CDS encoding helix-turn-helix domain-containing protein: MPKDWAAVSEVIKRRMGELDMTQQELTRRADVAPMTVRELQNNLKPRKRSARTLAAISEALDLPSDHLSSVLESEEPSDSGGTDSLRVELEQVKQTLADLAERLEIVERRQAADDTRP; encoded by the coding sequence ATGCCGAAGGACTGGGCCGCCGTGTCCGAGGTGATCAAGCGCCGTATGGGCGAGCTCGACATGACACAGCAGGAACTCACGCGGCGGGCCGACGTCGCACCGATGACCGTGCGCGAGCTCCAGAACAACCTCAAGCCACGCAAGCGCAGTGCGCGCACCCTTGCGGCCATCTCGGAAGCGCTGGATTTGCCCTCGGACCATCTCTCGTCGGTGCTGGAGAGTGAAGAGCCCTCGGACTCCGGTGGTACGGATTCGCTCCGCGTGGAGCTGGAACAGGTCAAGCAAACGCTTGCTGACCTGGCAGAACGCCTTGAAATCGTCGAGCGTCGGCAAGCTGCTGACGACACTCGTCCTTGA
- a CDS encoding helix-turn-helix transcriptional regulator codes for MQDKGTRMYRVKAVAERYDVSVDTIYRAIESGQLDALKLGTGKGTLRIPEHALRAYEEACSQAAYDSYVLGTASAAEGDEQIGEVA; via the coding sequence ATGCAGGACAAGGGTACGCGCATGTACCGCGTCAAGGCAGTAGCCGAGCGCTACGACGTCTCGGTCGACACGATCTATCGGGCGATTGAGTCCGGCCAGTTGGACGCGTTGAAGCTGGGCACTGGTAAGGGCACCTTGCGGATTCCCGAGCACGCGCTGAGGGCCTATGAGGAAGCGTGCTCGCAGGCTGCTTACGACTCCTACGTTCTCGGCACCGCGTCAGCCGCTGAGGGCGA